AAACCTACGAATTCCTGCTCCATTATGTCTTACAAAGGATGTAGTAGCGTTTCTCAACAAGTGACTTTGAATCCTCACAAATTTCTATGCAAATGCCACATAATTGTTGTAATCGAATGGTAATGCTAATGGAACCACTTATtggaagaaatttaatatggGTTCATATCCGTGTACGCATTGGAATTGTTTATCCTCTTCGGAGGTTGATCCTtatagaatttattttttccaaagGCGATAATCAACACTCTTATAGACATTTCTCCATCCTTAACCCACCGGCTGATTTAGTATAGGCTCAAAGGACTGAGCCCACCTCaactttattctatttatataaCTGAAATAATACAAGAAACAGCAGCTAGCTCAGTGATAAAATTTTCCTCCGGTCTCTCTAAGCTAAGGTTCAAGCTCACtccatacattttttttccaaattatttttccttaattatAAAGCCTCCGTCAACAAATTGTTTTAGATCTGCCGCTGCCTTAATCAATAGCTTTATCCATTGTAAATGAAGAGCATctttaattgataatttttctGGGAAACAATATACTAGCAATACTTATTTAAGATGATGGTGAAAGCTTATGTATGTCTAATGTTTGTCTCGGTGCAGATAATGACCAGCAGGTTTTTAACAGTTACCTCCTGACTATAAATAAAGCACTTTCTTTTGCTCAGTTTGAGTTGAGAGGCTGTAGAAACCAATATGATGGACGTGTTTACTATGGCTTGGTAAATAATGTATCTGACGACCAATCCAAGCTGGGAACAAAGTATTCAGTTCCACAGATTGCCCTTTTTAAAGCCATCGTACGTGAGGTTCTTCAACCTTTTCTTCCTATTTACTGTTCAGATTTGGATATTGATCAGATATCTGTTAAATAAAGATATTGAAGTTGTCATCATCTTCATTCTTATTGGATTGGCTGTGAATGTGTATGTTAGTAGATCAAACGTGAGATTCAAAAAAATGTGGAAAAGTGAACCTCCCCATTAGCCAAATAGTTGCAAAAAACTCTCTATTGACTGTTTGactgtcaaaagaaaaatggctaAAAAGCAGCTAAAGAGAGTACACAATCTAAAAAACCTGATagataattttatcaatagtCTTTTGCAAAGTATAGGAGGCTTCCTTGACGTTCATTTCCAATCCAATAACCAAGACTATTGCACCCTGCCAAGAGCCTCCAAAATATAATGATCTTATCAATGAGTCCATTGCAAATGATCAGTGGAAAGATGCTCTCTAAATTCTGATCATCTTGGGTTTATATTGTTTGAAATATGTTATAAGTTTCTCATCTCTTGTAATGATTTTTTCATTGTAATCTTAagtattttgtttattctatCACTGTTATAAGCCCATACTCGGTTAAGTTGTTTCAAACATCCCACTCAACTAACAACTCATTCGCCAACTCTCTCCGAGAATTTGGAGAGAGGAATGAGGGGTAGCTTCTTCagaaatttgattattaactACACAGGATTTGGTAATGGTGACTTTAACGGCTTAGGCTTATGCTGCATCAATTATTGTATTATCAATAATGGGAATTGTTGGAGCCCACAATAAACCGCCTCTTCTGCTAATTTGCTTAATAGTCAACATGGGAGCTTAGTGTTTGcattacatgcatttttttgttgttgtgtcGCTGCAGTATttgttaaaaacaaaaggaattGCTTTGTCAGGTTGAAGCAATTGCACAAGATTCATCTGCTCAAGGtggaatatcaaatatttctGCTCTTAATCTGCAGCTGGAAAATCAGGTTTCCCTTGTTGTCTTTGACCAATACTTCCATTTGTCTAGCCCAATTGACTGAAGTGTGATGCCAGAATTCTTTTAAGTCCATTGTCAAAGTCGGCTCCATATTTAACTGAACTTGGCTTTCTCTGGTCTTTTGctttataaatatgaatatatgaCTACCTTCAGTTACCGTGTACTGTGGACAGGAACATTTTTCACGTTTTTCACGTTTCTTGTGGAGTGATTTCTTTGGAATGAGTTCCACAAGAGTATCAACTCATATTTAGATTATACCATTTGTAGATTCTTGAATTATGATTTTATGCTAGCTTCGTTTTTCTTAAACTTAGATATTGAGAATGAAGTTTTTAGAGTTTTCTACATAGTAAATGCTCCTATCTTATCAACCAAATTGGGATATTGGAACTGTTGGTCTGACAGTAGCATAAATGACATTCGCAGTTTTCTACATGCATTCAATTATTTGCTATGGAGTCAGtctcaaattttttgtttttacttctttcttttctgatACTTGATTGTGTATAACtgttaaatttaaaccaaGAGTTTAAGGCCGCTTTTAAATTCTACACAATTTGGTTGCAAGGCTTTTGATTTGCCAAATTTCACCATTGTGGGTAAAGTTGAAAAGAGAACCAGCAAACGTTCCAGCCCCTTGTTATTGTATCAGTGTATGCATTTTATCTGCTTCTTCACATATTTAAGGGTTCTATTGTATATAACTCATGTGCATTTGTTTGACTATTAACGGTTTTTTAACTGCCAGCTGGGGGATACAGGATCCCAGTCCCAAGTCATATGCCAGCTGCTTTCAagaatttctcaaaatctcaCAAGGAAAAAACAATTGCTGAGCTTGCTCAGGATAAGTGGCTTGATTGCACCCCTGATGGCTTTGTAAATTTGGGCGTCCGATCGTTTCTTGATTTGCGAAGTTGGTTCCGCAGCAATGATGTACCTTCATGTGAAGTGTGCAATGAAGCTGGAGTGAAGGTTCTCTTCTTGATTGGAGacctctctttttccttttcttgtgGGCTCTATTTTTATGTCCTTTCATTCTCTCGTTCATTATTAAAGAAAGTTCAGtttcacataaaaaataagcttTGTATGCTGCATTATTTTACTCAATGCCCCCACTGATAGAAGAACCTAAGCTCCATATAGTTTTGCTGTAGAGAccgataaaaaaaattatctccttgatgatttatattttgttgggCTTGCCATTCACAGGCAGAGTTGTGTAGTACTGAAGTTTGCACTGTCCGGGTCCATCAGTATTGccttaagaaaatgttatCCAATAAAAAGGTAACAGTAATATGATGTGGTACCGcgcatttaaattttaatcagTAAACTCTCTCGGGCCTAATAGTTCTTTCATTGACTACTATTAGAGTAAAAAGGCCTGTCCAGGTTGTGGCACTCGATGGCAATCTACAACGTCCAACATAGAGCCCAAGGAGGAAGAGGATGAGCCGGATACACGCACTCAAGATCAACCATCATCACATAAGAGGAAGAAATCCAGGTTGAACGTAGATATTGATTTAGGACCAAACGAAGACAGTACCGCAGAAGCTTCCCAACCTCCTCCTACAAGGAGAACAACACGAAGTTCTGCACGCCAGCGGTAGGTCTTGGAATGAGGTGCTGTTATTTTTATACAGTTTCATGTATACT
This is a stretch of genomic DNA from Cucumis sativus cultivar 9930 chromosome 4, Cucumber_9930_V3, whole genome shotgun sequence. It encodes these proteins:
- the LOC101203035 gene encoding non-structural maintenance of chromosomes element 1 homolog, which produces MPELSWRHHTLIQSLLSRGPLREDQFHLLFKQITGKTPDNDQQVFNSYLLTINKALSFAQFELRGCRNQYDGRVYYGLVNNVSDDQSKLGTKYSVPQIALFKAIVEAIAQDSSAQGGISNISALNLQLENQAFDLPNFTIVGKVEKRTSKRSSPLLLYQSGGYRIPVPSHMPAAFKNFSKSHKEKTIAELAQDKWLDCTPDGFVNLGVRSFLDLRSWFRSNDVPSCEVCNEAGVKAELCSTEVCTVRVHQYCLKKMLSNKKSKKACPGCGTRWQSTTSNIEPKEEEDEPDTRTQDQPSSHKRKKSRLNVDIDLGPNEDSTAEASQPPPTRRTTRSSARQR